A region from the Aphis gossypii isolate Hap1 chromosome 1, ASM2018417v2, whole genome shotgun sequence genome encodes:
- the LOC114119609 gene encoding cation-independent mannose-6-phosphate receptor isoform X2, whose product MVVLSMVLYKLLLIIAAYAAVAVHCEDCVSRCVFNLRHKEKHLQFDLSSFKGLNKVNFTNSNDMYLNIQLCCENNKRTLICDGIKTKICLNKKYSTESDIGSKIKEVKLDVKDQLILSLEGNTICEKNQKYSTDLTFVCNKNMIGNKADYKLNVNQCKYIIELTSAVGCPIDDLDIRNVCNISIPHINYKFNLNPLRRLTNNYLVENQNRRFELNICGRLTDHNKCGGNITTICDITDITNPKVYAVGKYANDELLYDKNSKSLKLIQHEKATKKKKGRRIEFIFKCDENIAPENIKPTFLNEENYQDKNTFPNIAYFEVATSVVCIPRMISCEVITDYMVRFNLKPLHKRVDNWKIINENNGGIFYLNICGYLNEYDRQMPSSCTVGGKTSACYVDSSGKGISIGSTQIGPYYDKNSIILNYKDGDNCSNSLKWSTVINLTCSSESKLIHESTNFTLCIHVFNWKTPKACEILFERKDQCMVSHPWYSQTVYNISNLKNQTFEKEIEDNTSFRFSICGPLQEPCNGILDSAACWSIDGTEMNIGLFTEQIVFDNGSIYISMHGEKCAYNGQGPNSYTIIRFVCDYLDSKWIDYKTDFSECTFEFTIYTKYACTQQLKINCTVGDQLGNIFDLSKLTKFNSNYEIVTSQKKTIILNVCHSVINNDINGVNCQFNSGVCLVDHSNLLYSNRYKNLGDVKNSPYKIRNKIILEMINGFYNGRKVSSVIEFMCSNRNNGPLLTIEENYKYIFQWFTPLVCPNSQHIKKREIIKNDHSLKPTYTTIEIDDISYTIYICPKNNNEISCNSEISLNNAFPHGRIIILFDNKQKYVYTLQNDLYFDHKSNITCHENKNTKVQIKFMFYCGYELQLPKVQKYNCTTTVLSINPEICDKKLECNISSYDLTPIKGTHLINVNERKYFINICIPGAKGIGGIMEFNNTNYNIGYQVTPIKSDVMDIIEIHFKNGDSCLDLTSRLSKTKYSTKITLLCDITEVEGKPILKDSRSNCIIQFEWKTSLVCSRKSVEFNRDTCAATIKISSQNVMYNTTINLNNILTINNLTDNLTNYQVHFCNGSVSLNGTIFFGNMNLKYDIFKKQLVANFQNTNYKHFKKVDIIVTCSKSTEDLSRYNFTVTDVSLPYLIIHIFYNSNFK is encoded by the exons aTGGTTGTACTAAG tatggtgttgtataaattgttaCTAATAATTGCTGCTTATGCCGCAGTTGCAGTACATTGTGAAGATTGTGTTTCGAGATGTGTTTTCAATCTAAGACACAAAGAAAAACATCTTCAATTTGATTTGTCTAg ttttaagggacttaataaagttaatttcaCCAATTCTAATgatatgtacttaaatatacaGTTATGTTGTGAAAACAATAAACGTACATTGATTTGCGATGGAATTAAGaccaaaatatgtttaaacaaaaaatattccacAGAATCAGATATTGGATCCAAAATtaaag aaGTGAAATTAGATGTTAAAGATCAACTTATTTTGTCTTTGGAAGGAAATActatttgtgaaaaaaatcaaaaatactcTACAGATCTAACATTTGtttgcaataaaaat atgatTGGAAATAAAGCAGATTATAAGCTAAATGTAAATCAAtgcaagtatattatagaattgacTTCGGCAGTTGGTTGCCCAATAGATGATTTGGATATACGAAATGTTTGCAATATTTCAATAcctcatattaattataa atttaatttgaatcCTTTACGTCGTTTAACCAATAACTATTTGGTTGAAAACCAAAATCGTCGATTTGAGCTCAACATCTGTGGCCGTCTAACTGACCACAATAAATGCGGTGGTAATATCACTACAATATGTGATATAACTGATATCACAAATCCTAAAGTGTATGCTGTAGGAAAATATGCAAACGATGAACTtctgtatgataaaaatagtaaaagcTTAAAATTGATCCAACATGAAAAagctactaaaaaaaaaa aaGGTAGAAGaattgaattcatttttaagtgtGATGAAAATATAGCacctgaaaatattaaaccaacatttttaaatgaagaaaattaccaagataaaaatacgtttcctaatattgcatattttgaaGTTGCTACATCTGTTGTTTGTATACCAAGAATGATATCATGTGAA gtaattactGATTATATGGTtcgtttcaatttaaaaccttTACACAAGCGAGTAGATAATTGGAAAATTATTAACGAAAACAATGGtggaattttttacttaaatatttgtggttatttaaatgaatatgatAGACAAATGCCATCTTCATGTACAG tTGGTGGTAAAACTTCGGCTTGTTATGTGGATAGTTCAGGTAAAGGAATTTCCATTGGGTCAACACAAATTGGTCCTTACTAtgacaaaaattcaataatattaaattacaaag ATGGAGATAATTGTAGCAATTCTTTGAAGTGGTCAACAGTTATCAATTTAACTTGTTCTAGTGAGTCAAAACTTATACACGAATCaacaaattttactttatgtaTTCATGTATTTAATTGGAAAACTCCTAAAGCTTGTGAAATAttg tttgagAGAAAAGATCAGTGTATGGTTTCACATCCATGGTATTCTCAAACTGTGTACAATATTAGCAATTTGAAAAATCAGACTTTTGAAAAGGAAATTGAAGATAACACATCATTTCGATTTAGTATTTGTGGTCCATTGCAAGAACCATGTAATGGTATTTTAGATTCAGCTGCTTGCTGGTCAATTGATGGAACTGAAATGAATATAGGACTGTTTACTGAACAAATAGTATTTGATAATGGTTCTATCTATATTTCCATGCATGGAGAAAAATGTGCTTACAATGGGCAGGGACCTAATAGCTACACTATTATTAGATTTGTGTGCGATTACTTAGATTCAAAATGGATCGATTACAAAACG gaTTTTTCTGAATGTACTTTtgaatttactatatatacaaaatatgcttGTACAcaacagttaaaaattaactgtacTGTTGGAGATCAATTgggaaatatttttgatctcagtaaattaactaaatttaatagtaactATGAAATTGTTACTAGccaaaagaaaacaattattttaaatgtttgtcattctgttattaataatgatattaatggtGTAAATTGTCAATTCAATAGTGGAGTCTGTTTAGTTGaccatagtaatttattatattctaaccG ATACAAAAATCTTGGTGATGTGAAGAATAGcccttataaaataagaaataaaataatattagaaatgatCAATGGTTTTTATAATGGCCGCAAAGTTTCTTCAGTTATTGAATTTATGTGTTCAAATCgaaataat ggGCCATTGTTAACTattgaagaaaattataagtatatattccAATGGTTTACACCATTGGTATGCCCCAATTctcaacatattaaaaaaagagaaataataaaaaatgatcattCATTAAAACCAACTTACACAACAATTGAAATAGATGATATAAGCTACACCATATATATTtgtccaaaaaataataatgaaatcagTTGTAATTCAG aaattaGTTTGAATAATGCATTTCCACATGgacgaattataattttgtttgataataaacaaaaatatgtatatactttgcaaaatgacttatattttgatcataaaagtaatataacttgtcatgaaaataaaaatacaaaagttcaaataaagtttatgttttattgtggGTATGAGTTACAATTACCGAAAGTTCAGAAGTATAATTGTACAACTACTGTTCTCAGTATTAATCCAGaaatatgtgataaaaaa TTGGAATGTAATATAAGTTCGTATGATTTAACGCCAATTAAAGGAActcatttaattaatgttaatgaaagaaagtattttattaacatatgtATACCTGGAGCAAAAGGTATAGGAGGAATAATGGAATtcaacaatacaaattat aatattggtTATCAAGTAACACCAATAAAAAGTGATGTGAtggatattattgaaatacattttaaaaatggtgaTAGTTGTTTAGATTTAACATCAAGATTATCTAAAACAAAGTATTCGACTAAAATTACATTACTATGTGATATTACTGAAGTAGaa GGAAAACCAATATTAAAGGATTCCAGAAGCAATtgcataatacaatttgaatgGAAAACTAGTCTTGTATGCAGCAGAAAATCGGTTGAATTTAATAGGGATACATGTGCAGCGACTATCAAAATATCTAGTCAAAATGTTATGTACAATACAAccataaatttgaataatattttaactattaataat ttaacTGATAATTTAACGAATTACCAAGTACACTTTTGCAATGGATCTGTCAGTTTAAatggaacaatattttttggaaatatgaatcttaaatatgatatatttaagaaacaGTTAGTtgctaattttcaaaataccaattataaac atttcaAAAAGGTGGACATTATTGTTACATGTTCCAAATCAACAGAAGACTTATCAAGATATAATTTCACAGTAACAGATGTTAGTTtaccatatttaataatccatATCTTCTATAACTCTAATTTCAAAT aa
- the LOC114119609 gene encoding cation-independent mannose-6-phosphate receptor isoform X1 has protein sequence MVVLSMVLYKLLLIIAAYAAVAVHCEDCVSRCVFNLRHKEKHLQFDLSSFKGLNKVNFTNSNDMYLNIQLCCENNKRTLICDGIKTKICLNKKYSTESDIGSKIKEVKLDVKDQLILSLEGNTICEKNQKYSTDLTFVCNKNMIGNKADYKLNVNQCKYIIELTSAVGCPIDDLDIRNVCNISIPHINYKFNLNPLRRLTNNYLVENQNRRFELNICGRLTDHNKCGGNITTICDITDITNPKVYAVGKYANDELLYDKNSKSLKLIQHEKATKKKKGRRIEFIFKCDENIAPENIKPTFLNEENYQDKNTFPNIAYFEVATSVVCIPRMISCEVITDYMVRFNLKPLHKRVDNWKIINENNGGIFYLNICGYLNEYDRQMPSSCTVGGKTSACYVDSSGKGISIGSTQIGPYYDKNSIILNYKDGDNCSNSLKWSTVINLTCSSESKLIHESTNFTLCIHVFNWKTPKACEILFERKDQCMVSHPWYSQTVYNISNLKNQTFEKEIEDNTSFRFSICGPLQEPCNGILDSAACWSIDGTEMNIGLFTEQIVFDNGSIYISMHGEKCAYNGQGPNSYTIIRFVCDYLDSKWIDYKTDFSECTFEFTIYTKYACTQQLKINCTVGDQLGNIFDLSKLTKFNSNYEIVTSQKKTIILNVCHSVINNDINGVNCQFNSGVCLVDHSNLLYSNRYKNLGDVKNSPYKIRNKIILEMINGFYNGRKVSSVIEFMCSNRNNGPLLTIEENYKYIFQWFTPLVCPNSQHIKKREIIKNDHSLKPTYTTIEIDDISYTIYICPKNNNEISCNSEISLNNAFPHGRIIILFDNKQKYVYTLQNDLYFDHKSNITCHENKNTKVQIKFMFYCGYELQLPKVQKYNCTTTVLSINPEICDKKLECNISSYDLTPIKGTHLINVNERKYFINICIPGAKGIGGIMEFNNTNYNIGYQVTPIKSDVMDIIEIHFKNGDSCLDLTSRLSKTKYSTKITLLCDITEVEGKPILKDSRSNCIIQFEWKTSLVCSRKSVEFNRDTCAATIKISSQNVMYNTTINLNNILTINNLTDNLTNYQVHFCNGSVSLNGTIFFGNMNLKYDIFKKQLVANFQNTNYKHFKKVDIIVTCSKSTEDLSRYNFTVTDNGVKIDTYSKGICCMDFNDHTNKKMCNTYQLIPISTKNTVEDQLSMYFENIKTTETSLKINLETTKIEELILLTTEQIDESITLIETELKHIEHTSQRIYGKHEISDNFIAISTTKNGIVSQSSFYLEIVLTVLVIILLTWIFRWRLLKEILRLYYTLPFVRQRRRSYNHNLM, from the exons aTGGTTGTACTAAG tatggtgttgtataaattgttaCTAATAATTGCTGCTTATGCCGCAGTTGCAGTACATTGTGAAGATTGTGTTTCGAGATGTGTTTTCAATCTAAGACACAAAGAAAAACATCTTCAATTTGATTTGTCTAg ttttaagggacttaataaagttaatttcaCCAATTCTAATgatatgtacttaaatatacaGTTATGTTGTGAAAACAATAAACGTACATTGATTTGCGATGGAATTAAGaccaaaatatgtttaaacaaaaaatattccacAGAATCAGATATTGGATCCAAAATtaaag aaGTGAAATTAGATGTTAAAGATCAACTTATTTTGTCTTTGGAAGGAAATActatttgtgaaaaaaatcaaaaatactcTACAGATCTAACATTTGtttgcaataaaaat atgatTGGAAATAAAGCAGATTATAAGCTAAATGTAAATCAAtgcaagtatattatagaattgacTTCGGCAGTTGGTTGCCCAATAGATGATTTGGATATACGAAATGTTTGCAATATTTCAATAcctcatattaattataa atttaatttgaatcCTTTACGTCGTTTAACCAATAACTATTTGGTTGAAAACCAAAATCGTCGATTTGAGCTCAACATCTGTGGCCGTCTAACTGACCACAATAAATGCGGTGGTAATATCACTACAATATGTGATATAACTGATATCACAAATCCTAAAGTGTATGCTGTAGGAAAATATGCAAACGATGAACTtctgtatgataaaaatagtaaaagcTTAAAATTGATCCAACATGAAAAagctactaaaaaaaaaa aaGGTAGAAGaattgaattcatttttaagtgtGATGAAAATATAGCacctgaaaatattaaaccaacatttttaaatgaagaaaattaccaagataaaaatacgtttcctaatattgcatattttgaaGTTGCTACATCTGTTGTTTGTATACCAAGAATGATATCATGTGAA gtaattactGATTATATGGTtcgtttcaatttaaaaccttTACACAAGCGAGTAGATAATTGGAAAATTATTAACGAAAACAATGGtggaattttttacttaaatatttgtggttatttaaatgaatatgatAGACAAATGCCATCTTCATGTACAG tTGGTGGTAAAACTTCGGCTTGTTATGTGGATAGTTCAGGTAAAGGAATTTCCATTGGGTCAACACAAATTGGTCCTTACTAtgacaaaaattcaataatattaaattacaaag ATGGAGATAATTGTAGCAATTCTTTGAAGTGGTCAACAGTTATCAATTTAACTTGTTCTAGTGAGTCAAAACTTATACACGAATCaacaaattttactttatgtaTTCATGTATTTAATTGGAAAACTCCTAAAGCTTGTGAAATAttg tttgagAGAAAAGATCAGTGTATGGTTTCACATCCATGGTATTCTCAAACTGTGTACAATATTAGCAATTTGAAAAATCAGACTTTTGAAAAGGAAATTGAAGATAACACATCATTTCGATTTAGTATTTGTGGTCCATTGCAAGAACCATGTAATGGTATTTTAGATTCAGCTGCTTGCTGGTCAATTGATGGAACTGAAATGAATATAGGACTGTTTACTGAACAAATAGTATTTGATAATGGTTCTATCTATATTTCCATGCATGGAGAAAAATGTGCTTACAATGGGCAGGGACCTAATAGCTACACTATTATTAGATTTGTGTGCGATTACTTAGATTCAAAATGGATCGATTACAAAACG gaTTTTTCTGAATGTACTTTtgaatttactatatatacaaaatatgcttGTACAcaacagttaaaaattaactgtacTGTTGGAGATCAATTgggaaatatttttgatctcagtaaattaactaaatttaatagtaactATGAAATTGTTACTAGccaaaagaaaacaattattttaaatgtttgtcattctgttattaataatgatattaatggtGTAAATTGTCAATTCAATAGTGGAGTCTGTTTAGTTGaccatagtaatttattatattctaaccG ATACAAAAATCTTGGTGATGTGAAGAATAGcccttataaaataagaaataaaataatattagaaatgatCAATGGTTTTTATAATGGCCGCAAAGTTTCTTCAGTTATTGAATTTATGTGTTCAAATCgaaataat ggGCCATTGTTAACTattgaagaaaattataagtatatattccAATGGTTTACACCATTGGTATGCCCCAATTctcaacatattaaaaaaagagaaataataaaaaatgatcattCATTAAAACCAACTTACACAACAATTGAAATAGATGATATAAGCTACACCATATATATTtgtccaaaaaataataatgaaatcagTTGTAATTCAG aaattaGTTTGAATAATGCATTTCCACATGgacgaattataattttgtttgataataaacaaaaatatgtatatactttgcaaaatgacttatattttgatcataaaagtaatataacttgtcatgaaaataaaaatacaaaagttcaaataaagtttatgttttattgtggGTATGAGTTACAATTACCGAAAGTTCAGAAGTATAATTGTACAACTACTGTTCTCAGTATTAATCCAGaaatatgtgataaaaaa TTGGAATGTAATATAAGTTCGTATGATTTAACGCCAATTAAAGGAActcatttaattaatgttaatgaaagaaagtattttattaacatatgtATACCTGGAGCAAAAGGTATAGGAGGAATAATGGAATtcaacaatacaaattat aatattggtTATCAAGTAACACCAATAAAAAGTGATGTGAtggatattattgaaatacattttaaaaatggtgaTAGTTGTTTAGATTTAACATCAAGATTATCTAAAACAAAGTATTCGACTAAAATTACATTACTATGTGATATTACTGAAGTAGaa GGAAAACCAATATTAAAGGATTCCAGAAGCAATtgcataatacaatttgaatgGAAAACTAGTCTTGTATGCAGCAGAAAATCGGTTGAATTTAATAGGGATACATGTGCAGCGACTATCAAAATATCTAGTCAAAATGTTATGTACAATACAAccataaatttgaataatattttaactattaataat ttaacTGATAATTTAACGAATTACCAAGTACACTTTTGCAATGGATCTGTCAGTTTAAatggaacaatattttttggaaatatgaatcttaaatatgatatatttaagaaacaGTTAGTtgctaattttcaaaataccaattataaac atttcaAAAAGGTGGACATTATTGTTACATGTTCCAAATCAACAGAAGACTTATCAAGATATAATTTCACAGTAACAGAT aatggaGTGAAAATTGATACATATTCAAAAGGTATATGTTGTATGGATTTCAATGatcacacaaataaaaaaatgtgtaatacatATCAATTAATTCCCATATCAACTAAAAATACTGTAGAAGATCAGCTATctatgtattttgaaaatattaaaacaactgaaactagtttaaaaattaatttagaaactaCCAAAATAGAAGAATTAATCTTATTAACTACTGAACAAATTGATGAATCCATAACACTTATTGAAACAGAATTGAAACACATTGAACACACCTCACAACGGATCTATg gtaaacATGAGAtttctgataattttattgctaTATCAACTACGAAAAATGGAATTGTGTCTCAATCTTCATTTTATCTAg AAATAGTATTAACTGTTTTAGTAATCATACTATTAACATGGATTTTCCGATGGAGATTATTGAAGGAAATTCTAAGACTGTATTACACTCTGCCTTTT GTCAGACAAAGACGAAGaagttataatcataatttaatgtaa
- the LOC114119620 gene encoding 33 kDa inner dynein arm light chain, axonemal-like produces MSSNEGLIPSEINLVQFDNPKLMATKSMLTLPTRTNQEQYSAVNNVRSMDCGDYAFEAKHHNCVEVLSSILSPREWEIDGKIFSQKISIQPATNRDVKALIEKFDTYLKEYNTKAVGLCPIKHEIYIQCFNEVIRQVTLNCTERGYMLIRIRDELQITIDGYKEVYESALAHGIRKSLQREHKKSDLLKSASYLRSENKILEAELMKITMMTQQIDRDAAEERDAIIKRQNEELDGLKRANQLVKVQLESIVAPKSL; encoded by the exons ATGAGTTCTAATGAAGGATTAATTCCGTCAGAAATAAATTTGGTGCAGTTCGATAATCCAAAATTGATGGCCACCAAATCTATGCTAACTTTGCCAACACGGACTAATCag GAACAATATTCTGCAGTAAACAATGTTCGTTCAATGGACTGTGGAGACTATGCATTTGAAGCTAAACACCATAATTGTGTAGAAGTTTTGAGTAGTATATTATCACCAAGAGAATGGGAAATagatggtaaaatattttctcaaaaaatatctattcaaCCGGCTACTAACCGTGATGTGAAAGCTCTTATTGAGAAAtttgatacatatttaaaagaatataacaCCAAAGCGGTGGGACTTTGTCCGATCAAGCACGAAATATACATTCAATGTTTTA ACGAAGTTATAAGACAAGTGACGTTAAACTGTACGGAACGGGGTTACATGTTAATCCGGATTCGCGATGAACTCCAGATAACCATCGATGGCTATAAAGAAGTGTACGAGAGCGCATTAGCTCACGGAATTCGAAAGTCATTACAG cGGGAACATAAAAAGTCTGATTTATTGAAGAGTGCGAGCTATTTGAggtctgaaaataaaattttagagGCTGAGCTGATGAAAATCACTATGATGACACAGCAAATTGATCGAGACGCGGCTGAAGAGCGTGACGCGATCATTAAACGTCAAAACGAAGAGTTAGACGGTTTGAAAAGAGCCAACCAACTGGTAAAA gttCAATTAGAATCTATTGTAGCGCCGAAGAGTTTATAA